A stretch of Vigna angularis cultivar LongXiaoDou No.4 chromosome 4, ASM1680809v1, whole genome shotgun sequence DNA encodes these proteins:
- the LOC108342019 gene encoding thioredoxin-like 4, chloroplastic — MPQVVIPGQISKSFASVRIEIEKSVKCRTSQVVFSLVARDRHGKLCLGQTKVEPPVKIRHTLFSSRIRVADEYKDGLSDEDEDLCPVECVREFTTDEEFSKILEKSKGTGSLVVVDFFRTSCGSCKYIEQGFAKLCKKSGDHEAPVIFLKHNVMDEYDEQSEVADRLRIRAVPLFHFYKDGVLLEAFPTRDKERIVAAILKYSSLEAEDILG, encoded by the exons ATGCCGCAGGTTGTCATTCCTGGGCAGATTAGCAAGTCCTTTGCCAGTGTTAGAATAGAGATAGAAAAATCAGTTAAGTGTAGAACTTCCCAGGTAGTTTTCAGCTTAGTTGCTAGAGACAGGCATGGCAAACTATGTCTTGGTCAGACAAAAGTTGAACCTCCAGTGAAAATCAGGCACACATTATTTTCTAGTAGGATAAGAGTTGCTGATGAATATAAAGATGGGTTAtctgatgaagatgaagatctcTGTCCCGTTGAATGTGTAAGAGAATTCACCACTGATGAAGAGTTCAGCAAAATTCTGGAGAAGTCTAAAGGAACTGGATCTTTGGTGGTGGTAGATTTCTTCCGCACCTCTTGTGGAAGCTGCAAGTATATAGAGCAGGGTTTTGCAAAGTTGTGCAAGAAATCTGGCGATCATGAAGCTCCGGTAATCTTTCTAAAGCATAAT GTAATGGACGAGTATGATGAGCAGTCCGAGGTTGCTGATCGACTTAGAATCAGG GCCGTGCCTCTTTTCCACTTCTACAAAGATGGCGTGCTGTTGGAAGCATTTCCAACCAGGGACAAAGAAAGGATTGTTGCAGCCATTCTCAAGTACTCATCTCTTGAAGCTGAAGATATCTTAGGTTAA
- the LOC108341276 gene encoding pentatricopeptide repeat-containing protein At2g04860 — translation MPFLPFFLSRFTLCDPTSQPDSNPLVETGHSKFSMLRESFRPNQTTIASLLPSFGRREFIPHGGSVHGFGIKAGFGFDPQLNNALTSMYAKCDDLEAALLLFVEMGEKNVISWNTMIGAYCQNGFSDKAVLCFKEMLKEGLEPSPVTMMNLTSANAVPETVHCYIVKCGFTSDASVVTSLVCLYAKQGLTDMAKLLYKRYPTKDLISLTAIISSYSEKGDVESAVECFTQTLLLGIRPDAVALIGVLHGITNPTHFSIGCAFHGYGLKNGLTNDCLVANGLISMYSRFDEIEAALSLFYDRSEKPLVTWNSVISGCVQAAKSSEAMELFCQMSSCGQKPDAITIASLLSGCCQLGYLRIGETLHAYILRNNVKVEDFTGTALIDMYSKCGRLDYAEKVFYSINCPCLATWNSIISGYSLYGHEHKAFSCFSKLLEQGLEPDKITFLGVLAACTHGGLVYEGIQYFRSMTEEYGLRPTLQHYACIVGLLGRAGLFKEAMEVINNMEIRPDSAVWGALLSACCIQHEVKLGESLAKYLFLLNYKNGGFYVLMSNLYAIVGRWDDVARVRDMMRDNGGDGCSGVSVIEVSPQRENNNNLCPTELYFLMHQNL, via the exons ATGCCTTTCCTCCCATTCTTTCTCTCGCGCTTCACCCTCTGCGACCCTACAAGCCAACCAGATTCAAACCCACTTGTTGAAACGGGCCACTCAAAATTTTCT ATGCTTAGAGAGAGTTTTAGGCCTAACCAGACAACAATTGCTAGTTTGTTGCCCTCATTTGGTCGTCGCGAATTTATTCCTCATGGTGGATCCGTTCATGGATTTGGGATCAAAGCTGGCTTTGGTTTTGATCCTCAGTTGAATAATGCCCTTACCTCTATGTATGCTAAATGCGATGACTTGGAAGCAGCCCTACTCTTGTTTGTAGAGATGGGTGAGAAAAATGTTATCTCTTGGAATACCATGATCGGTGCCTATTGCCAAAATGGTTTTTCGGACAAGGCGGTTTTGTGCTTTAAAGAGATGCTGAAGGAAGGTTTGGAACCCAGTCCAGTGACAATGATGAACCTTACGTCAGCTAATGCTGTTCCCGAAACTGTCCATTGTTATATTGTCAAATGTGGCTTTACCAGTGACGCTTCTGTTGTAACCTCCCTGGTTTGTCTATATGCAAAGCAAGGGCTCACAGATATGGCAAAATTGCTTTACAAGCGTTATCCCACAAAGGACCTGATTTCGTTAACTGCGATAATCTCTAGCTATTCGGAAAAAGGTGATGTAGAGTCTGCGGTGGAGTGTTTTACCCAAACTCTGCTACTAGGCATTAGACCAGATGCAGTTGCATTAATTGGTGTCCTACATGGAATCACTAATCCGACTCATTTTTCCATTGGATGTGCTTTCCATGGTTATGGGTTGAAGAACGGGCTGACTAATGATTGCTTGGTTGCAAATGGGCTAATAAGCATGTATTCAAGATTTGATGAGATAGAAGCTGCATTATCTTTGTTTTATGACAGGAGTGAAAAACCACTGGTCACTTGGAATTCTGTGATATCTGGTTGCGTTCAGGCTGCAAAATCAAGTGAAGCTATGGAGTTATTCTGCCAAATGAGCTCATGCGGACAAAAACCAGATGCCATCACTATCGCTAGTCTACTATCAGGATGTTGCCAGTTAGGGTACCTGCGGATTGGAGAGACACTGCATGCGTATATTCTTAGAAACAATGTGAAAGTGGAAGATTTTACAGGAACTGCTCTTATAGATATGTATTCTAAGTGTGGAAGATTAGATTATGCTGAAAAGGTATTTTATAGCATCAATTGTCCGTGTTTAGCAACATGGAACTCCATCATATCGGGTTATAGTTTATATGGACACGAACACAAAGCTTTCAGTTGTTTTTCCAAACTACTTGAACAAGGGCTAGAACCAGATAAAATCACCTTCTTGGGAGTTTTAGCAGCATGTACCCATGGCGGACTTGTCTACGAAGGAATTCAATACTTCCGTAGCATGACAGAAGAGTATGGTCTGAGGCCAACTTTGCAGCATTACGCATGCATAGTTGGTCTCCTGGGTCGGGCAGGGTTGTTCAAGGAAGCAATGGAGGTTATTAACAACATGGAAATTCGGCCTGATTCTGCTGTCTGGGGAGCATTGTTAAGTGCTTGTTGCATTCAACATGAAGTAAAGCTTGGGGAATCCTTGGcgaaatatttgtttttgttgaattaCAAAAACGGtggattttatgttttaatgtcGAATCTTTATGCCATTGTTGGGAGGTGGGACGACGTAGCAAGGGTGAGGGATATGATGAGAGACAATGGAGGAGATGGATGTTCAGGTGTTAGTGTTATTGAAGTGTCGCCccaaagagaaaataataacaatttgtGCCCAACCGAGCTCTATTTTCTAATGCATCAGAATTTATAA
- the LOC108343124 gene encoding protein CYPRO4 produces the protein MGSSHSREDLLDSSDSEQEEEETYQDAHGGSSERPPKTLSTSSLDDVEAKLKALKLKYSSSSTPAVKNAVKLYLHVGGNTPKAKWVISDKLTTYSFVKTHSNADTDDENDDTDDDESNREQPFWVMKVGSKIRAKVDPEMGLKSFPDQRRVDFVARGVWAMKFFTVQDQIDFIDSFQNCLFENTHGVEATEANKLKIYGKDFMVWAKPEAADDSMWEDAEETFSKSSTPVRANQDLKEEFEEASNGGIQSIALGALDNSFLVSDNGIQVVKNFAHGIHGKGAFVNFSDGYKNGGGDSSSYSTPKKTLLMKAETNMLLMSPMGGGKLHSTGIHQLDIETGKVVSEWMFGKDGTEITMRDITNDCKGAQLDPSGSTFLGLDDNRLCRWDMRDRNGMVQNLADSNAPVLNWAQGHQFSRGTNFQCFATTGDGSIVVGSLDGKIRLYSVNTMRQAKTAFPGLGSPVTHVDVTFDGKWIVGTTDTYLILICTLFTDKDGRTKTGFSGRMGNKIAAPRLLKLTPLDSHLAGANNKFRNAQFSWVTENGKQERHIVATVGKFSVIWNFQQVKDGSHECYRNQQGLKSCYCYKIVLRDDSIVESRFMHDRFAVSDSPEAPLVIATPMKVSSFSISGKR, from the exons ATGGGATCCTCACACAGCCGCGAAGATCTGTTAGATTCATCCGATTCGGAGCAGGAGGAGGAGGAAACCTACCAAGACGCCCATGGAGGAAGCTCCGAACGGCCACCAAAAACGCTGTCAACTTCATCCCTTGATGACGTGGAGGCCAAGCTCAAAGCCCTCAAACTCAAATATTCCTCCTCCAGCACCCCCGCTGTTAAAAACGCCGTCAAACTCTACCTCCACGTCGGCGGCAACACCCCCAAAGCCAAGTGGGTAATCTCCGACAAACTCACCACCTATTCTTTCGTCAAAACTCACTCCAACGCCGACACCGACGACGAAAACGACGATACGGACGATGACGAAAGCAACAGAGAACAACCATTCTGGGTTATGAAAGTCGGTTCCAAAATCCGGGCAAAGGTGGACCCCGAGATGGGCCTGAAGAGTTTCCCCGATCAGCGGCGTGTGGACTTCGTGGCGCGCGGCGTCTGGGCGATGAAGTTCTTCACCGTGCAAGACCAAATCGACTTCATTGATTCCTTCCAGAACTGTCTCTTCGAGAACACGCACGGGGTCGAGGCGACGGAAGCAAATAAGCTCAAGATCTACGGCAAGGATTTCATGGTGTGGGCGAAACCCGAGGCCGCGGACGATTCTATGTGGGAAGACGCAGAAGAAACTTTCTCCAAAAGCTCCACTCCGGTTAGGGCAAATCaggatttgaaagaagagttcgAAGAAGCTTCAAACGGCGGCATTCAGAGTATTGCATTGGGTGCTTTAGATAACAGTTTTTTGGTGAGTGATAACGGGATTCAGGTTGTGAAGAACTTCGCACACGGGATTCACGGGAAGGGTGCTTTCGTGAATTTCAGTGATGGGTATAAAAATGGGGGTGGGGATTCTTCTTCCTATTCTACCCCTAAGAAGACGCTTCTTATGAAGGCTGAGACGAACATGCTTCTGATGAGTCCAATGGGTGGCGGAAAGCTTCACTCCACGGGGATTCATCAGCTTGATATTGAGACCGGGAAGGTGGTCAGTGAATGGATGTTTGGGAAGGACGGTACAGAGATTACAATGAGGGATATTACGAATGATTGTAAAGGAGCACAGTTGGATCCGTCTGGGTCAACATTTCTGGGGTTGGATGATAACAGACTTTGTAGGTGGGATATGAGGGATCGCAATGGGATGGTTCAGAACTTGGCTGATTCGAATGCCCCTGTGTTGAATTGGGCGCAGGGACATCAGTTTTCGAGGGGGACTAATTTTCAGTGCTTTGCCACTACCGGTGATGGGTCCATTGTTGTAGGGTCTTTGGATGGAAAGATAAGACTGTATTCGGTGAACACGATGAGGCAGGCGAAGACTGCGTTTCCTGGCCTTGGATCTCCCGTCACTCATGTGGATGTTACCTTTGATGGCAAGTGGATCGTGGGTACTACTGATACATACTTGATTCTTATTTGTACCCTCTTTACTGACAAAGATGGAAGGACGAAGACTGGTTTTTCTGGGAGGATGGGGAACAAGATTGCTGCTCCCAGGTTGTTGAAGCTCACCCCTCTTGATTCCCATTTGGCCGGAGCGAATAACAAGTTCCGGAATGCACAGTTTTCGTGG GTGACAGAGAATGGGAAGCAGGAGCGGCATATAGTAGCCACTGTGGGGAAGTTCAGTGTGATATGGAACTTCCAGCAAGTCAAGGATGGTTCTCATGAGTGCTATCGTAACCAGCAGGGTCTTAAGAGCTGCTACTGCTACAAGATAGTCCTTAGGGATGATTCCATTGTTGAGAGCCGTTTTATGCATGACAGATTTGCAGTCAGCGATTCTCCTGAAGCGCCACTGGTCATAGCAACACCAATGAAAGTTAGCTCTTTCAGCATATCTGGCAAGCGATGA
- the LOC108343125 gene encoding photosystem I chlorophyll a/b-binding protein 5, chloroplastic encodes MVAVAVGRGLPIQTRSLFNSKNIDRASPAGRVSWLGHSAAVTPRYRQTCVAAQQRPTWLPGLDPPPYLDGTLAGDFGFDPLGLGEDPENLRWYVQAELVHSRFAMLGVLGILVTDLLRVTGVSKIPVWFEAGAVKYDLANTQTLFIVQLLLMGFAETKRYMDFISPGSQAKEGSFFGLEASLEGLEPGYPGGPLLNPLGLAKDIKNAHDSKLKEIKNGRLAMVAMVGFFVQASVTHVGPIDNLVEHLSNPWHKTIIQTIANSSS; translated from the exons ATGGTGGCAGTAGCAGTAGGAAGAGGCCTTCCTATTCAAACCCGCTCTTTATTCAATAGTAAGAACATAGATAGAGCTTCACCAGCAGGAAGAGTCTCGTGGCTTGGGCATTCTGCTGCTGTCACTCCACGTTATAGACAAACTTGTGTAGCAGCGCAACAGCGACCTACATGGCTCCCAGGACTTGATCCCCCACCTTATCTTGATGGAAC TCTGGCTGGAGATTTTGGATTTGACCCACTTGGGCTTGGAGAGGATCCTGAAAACTTAAGGTGGTATGTGCAGGCAGAGCTGGTTCATTCCCGCTTTGCAATGCTTGGGGTATTGGGAATTCTTGTGACAGAT CTGCTTCGCGTCACAGGAGTTAGTAAGATACCGGTTTGGTTTGAAGCTGGTGCAGTAAAATACGACCTTGCCAATACACAGACACTCTTCATTGTTCAACTACTTTTGATGGG GTTTGCCGAAACAAAAAGGTACATGGATTTTATTAGTCCTGGATCTCAGGCTAAAGAGGGGTCCTTCTTTGGACTGGAAGCTTCACTGGAAGGCTTAGAGCCAGG GTACCCAGGGGGTCCTCTGCTAAATCCTCTTGGCCTAGCTAAAGACATTAAAAACGCTCATGATTCGAAGcttaaagagattaaaaatg GACGACTTGCAATGGTTGCAATGGTTGGCTTCTTTGTACAAGCTTCAGTGACTCACGTTGGACCAATTGACAACCTTGTGGAGCATCTTTCCAATCCATGGCATAAAACTATTATTCAGACCATTGCGAATTCTAGTTCTTAG
- the LOC108342988 gene encoding protein WEAK CHLOROPLAST MOVEMENT UNDER BLUE LIGHT 1, translated as MEDVEDKIPPVFSSKITEETQLAEHVGDKLPSESSPKIAKEASLLAELVGNMRPYESSPKNAEEILLAELVGDKLPLETSPNIAEEPLVELVGDNQPSASSSKIKETPPAEYVIENSESSSKVAEEATLAEHVVNKLPSESTTNFFEEMTLVEHPEENTEVIKLPNNQSSTEAPTVPLSNAKVESGIHLPLDGFPEQILFPNSNDCQTVMQEGSVSLVNSVANPDAAFDVTEKRQQVTSVEESKPGALENVSDGHSLLDNVSNITADSDVNDEIRRSASSSETKDLQNDHNELLMTMGTVGSLPHGKMFDEKKHIIDTRAPIKSVKQAVSKFGGIVDWKAHRIQTVERRDLVEHELEKAQEEIPEYRKQAEDAEQEKGQMLKELDSTKRLIEELKLNLERAETEERQARQDSELAKLRVEEMEQGIADESSVAAKAQLEVAKARYAAAVSDLKAVKEEQETLRKNFSILVSERDLAIKKAEEAVAESKEVEKSVEDLTIELIAAKESLETAHGAHLEAEEQRIGTVMARDQDSLDWEKELKETEEELQRLNQQILSAKELKSKLDTASTLLIDLKAELSSYMESKLKQEGDEEGNSEGGPEESEKKTHTDIQTAVASAKKELEEVNLNIEKATAEVSCLKVAATSLKSELEQEKATLAAIRQREGMASIAVASLEAELEKTRSEIALVQMKEKEAKEKMAELPKKLQIAAEETSQANLLSQAAREELQKVKAEAEQAKAGVSTLESRLLAAQKEIEAARASEHLAIAAIKALQESESTRSKNAVDPSKGVTLSLEEYYELSKRAHEAEERANMRVATANSEIDKAKESELKAFEKLDEVNREIAAGRESLKVAMEKAEKAKEGKLGVEQELRKWRAESEQRRKAGDSGQGAVNQSKSPRGSFEGSHEANNFERTGVAANAAHQFPSPKTNLDIDESGSSPETKQGKKKKRSLFPRVLMFFARRKTHSTK; from the exons ATGGAGGATGTTGAAGACAAGATACCCCCTGTATTCTCTTCAAAAATTACTGAAGAGACACAACTTGCAGAACATGTTGGAGACAAGCTACCGTCTGAATCTTCTCCAAAAATTGCTAAAGAGGCTTCACTGCTGGCAGAACTTGTTGGAAACATGAGACCATATGAATCTTCTCCAAAAAATGCTGAAGAGATACTCCTGGCTGAGCTTGTTGGAGACAAGCTACCATTGGAAACTTCCCCAAACATTGCTGAAGAACCACTGGTAGAACTTGTTGGAGACAACCAACCGTCTGCATCTTCTTCCAAAATTAAAGAGACACCACCTGCTGAGTATGTGATAGAGAACTCTGAATCCTCTTCTAAAGTTGCAGAAGAGGCGACACTGGCAGAACATGTTGTCAACAAGCTACCCTCTGAATCCACCACAAATTTTTTTGAAGAGATGACACTGGTAGAACACCCTGAAGAAAACACCGAAGTGATAAAATTACCCAACAATCAATCTTCCACCGAAGCTCCAACTGTCCCACTTAGTAATGCAAAAGTGGAGTCTGGCATTCATTTACCATTGGATGGGTTCCCTGAACAAATACTTTTTCCAAATTCTAATGATTGTCAAACTGTAATGCAAGAGGGGAGTGTTTCTTTAGTTAATTCAGTTGCAAACCCAGATGCTGCATTTGATGTAACAGAGAAAAGGCAGCAGGTCACTTCAGTTGAAGAATCAAAACCAGGTGCTCTAGAAAATGTTTCTGACGGGCATTCATTGCTGGATAATGTTTCTAATATCACTGCTGACAGTGATGTTAATGATGAGATTAGGCGTTCAGCTTCTTCTTCTGAAACAAAAGATTTGCAAAATGATCACAATGAACTTTTAATGACCATGGGAACGGTTGGCTCACTCCCCCATGGCAAGATGTTTGATGAGAAAAAACACATTATCGATACCAGAGCTCCTATTAAATCTGTCAAGCAAGCTGTTTCCAAGTTTGGAGGAATTGTGGATTGGAAGGCTCACAGAATCCAGACTGTGGAG AGACGTGATCTTGTAGAACATGAGCTTGAAAAGGCACAAGAGGAGATCCCAGAGTACAGAAAACAAGCAGAGGATGCTGAACAGGAAAAAGGCCAAATGCTTAAGGAGTTAGACAGTACAAAGAGATTAATAGAAGAATTAAAACTTAACCTAGAGAGAGCAGAAACAGAAGAGCGTCAAGCAAGACAGGACTCAGAACTTGCAAAGCTCAGAGTGGAAGAGATGGAGCAGGGTATTGCAGACGAATCTAGTGTTGCAGCCAAGGCACAACTTGAGGTTGCCAAAGCAAGGTATGCAGCTGCTGTTTCAGATTTAAAAGCCGTGAAAGAGGAGCAGGAAACATTGCGCAAAAATTTTTCTATCTTAGTGAGTGAAAGAGATTTAGCTATTAAGAAAGCTGAAGAGGCCGTTGCTGAATCAAAGGAAGTAGAGAAGTCTGTAGAGGATTTAACTATTGAGTTAATTGCTGCAAAAGAATCATTGGAGACTGCGCACGGTGCACACTTGGAAGCGGAGGAACAAAGAATAGGAACAGTCATGGCACGAGatcaagattcccttgattggGAGAAGGAACTTAAAGAGACAGAAGAAGAGCTCCAGAGACTCAACCAGCAAATTTTGTCTGCAAAGGAACTCAAATCTAAATTGGATACAGCCTCTACTTTGCTGATTGATTTGAAAGCTGAATTATCTTCTTATATGGAATCAAAGTTAAAGCAGGAAGGTGACGAAGAAGGAAACTCAGAAGGAGGCCCAGAAGAATCAGAGAAAAAGACCCACACTGACATACAAACAGCAGTTGCATCAGCCAAAAAGGAACTTGAGGAAGTGAATCTTAACATAGAGAAAGCAACCGCAGAGGTTAGTTGCTTGAAGGTAGCTGCTACATCATTAAAATCAGAACTTGAACAGGAAAAAGCAACTCTTGCCGCCATCAGGCAAAGGGAGGGAATGGCCTCCATTGCGGTTGCATCTCTGGAAGCTGAATTGGAAAAGACCAGATCAGAAATTGCTTTGGTCCAGATGAAGGAGAAAGAAGCTAAAGAGAAAATGGCCGAGCTTCCCAAGAAGTTACAAATTGCGGCTGAAGAGACTAGTCAAGCCAACTTGCTTTCTCAGGCAGCTCGTGAAGAGCTACAAAAAGTAAAGGCAGAAGCAGAGCAAGCCAAGGCTGGAGTAAGTACCTTGGAAAGTAGATTACTTGCAGCTCAGAAGGAGATAGAGGCTGCAAGGGCGTCTGAACATTTGGCAATAGCGGCAATTAAAGCATTGCAAGAGAGTGAATCAACTAGAAGCAAGAATGCAGTGGACCCATCCAAAGGGGTAACACTTTCTTTGGAAGAGTACTACGAGCTTAGCAAACGAGCACATGAGGCAGAAGAGCGGGCCAATATGAGGGTTGCAACTGCTAATTCTGAAATTGATAAAGCTAAGGAGTCTGAATTGAAAGCCTTTGAAAAGTTGGACGAAGTGAATAGGGAGATAGCTGCAGGAAGGGAATCTTTGAAAGTGGCGATGGAAAAGGCTGAGAAGGCTAAGGAAGGTAAATTGGGCGTAGAGCAAGAATTAAGAAAGTGGAGAGCTGAAAGTGAACAACGAAGAAAGGCGGGAGACTCTGGCCAAGGAGCGGTAAACCAGAGTAAAAGTCCTAGGGGTAGTTTTGAGGGGAGTCATGAAGCAAATAATTTTGAGCGCACTGGTGTTGCAGCTAATGCTGCACATCAGTTTCCAAGTCCAAAGACTAATCTAGACATTGATGAAAGTGGATCATCCCCAGAAACAAAACaagggaaaaagaagaaaaggtcaCTTTTCCCGAGGGTTTTGATGTTCTTTGCTAGGAGAAAAACACATTCAACCAAGTGA
- the LOC108343371 gene encoding UDP-glucuronate:xylan alpha-glucuronosyltransferase 2: MQSLSVRKMLKTRPSKALITIINFVFLIVFLLVYATILPHPSSDYLENAGSLVRCSLGECHHKAEKSLKMKAVLEEPQENQHREKNVVPSFFGEMGKGTRIGMVNMEEGLVREWSTHGETTTVHFQRVSQSLNWTDLFPEWIDEEEENDVPSCPEIPMPEFAEYGCMDIIVAKLPCRYPQKGWNRDVFRLQVHLIVANLATKNGKKDWRGKTRVVFWSKCRPMMELFPCDNLVKREGEWWYYEADMNKLQHKVSLPVGSCKLAMPLWEQGRKELLKSEKNGESRGKMKREAYATVLHSSEAYVCGAITLAQTLHQTGTKRHLILLADKSISVPKRRSLSEAGWKIRMITRIRNPRAEKGSYNEYNYSKLRLWQLTDYDKIIFIDSDIIVLRNLDILFRFPQISATGNDQSIFNSGIMVIEPSNCTFGELMGLRDVIVSYNGGDQGFLNEVLVWWHRLPRRVNLLKNFWANTSAEAREKNALFGAEPAEVYAIHYLGWKPWHCFRDYDCNWDTLEQRVYASDVAHRRWWKVHDAMEDGLQRLCGLTKRRRTELKWERRKARSMGFSDGHWKINITDPRRFTPLLIH; this comes from the exons ATGCAAAGTTTGAGTGTTCGAAAGATGCTGAAGACAAGGCCATCTAAAGCTTTGATCACCataatcaattttgttttcctcATTGTCTTTCTGCTTGTTTATGCCACCATTCTTCCCCACCCATCTTCTGACTATTTGGAGAATGCGGGCTCCCTTGTGAGGTGCTCCTTGGGCGAATGTCATCACAAG GCAGAAAAAAGCTTGAAAATGAAAGCGGTACTGGAAGAACCTCAAGAAAACCAACATAGGGAAAAGAATGTAGTACCAAGCTTTTTTGGCGAGATGGGGAAAGGAACGAGGATAGGAATGGTGAACATGGAAGAAGGCCTTGTGAGAGAATGGAGCACGCATGGGGAAACCACGACGGTTCATTTCCAGAGGGTATCACAGTCTCTGAACTGGACAGACTTGTTTCCCGAATGGATAGACGAGGAAGAAGAGAATGATGTGCCGTCGTGTCCGGAGATACCTATGCCAGAGTTTGCAGAATATGGATGCATGGACATCATCGTTGCCAAGCTGCCATGCAGGTATCCCCAAAAAGGATGGAACAGGGACGTTTTTAGGTTGCAAGTTCATCTTATAGTTGCGAATTTAGCCACAAAGAATGGGAAGAAGGATTGGAGAGGGAAGACTAGAGTGGTTTTTTGGAGCAAGTGTAGACCAATGATGGAACTGTTTCCATGCGACAACTTGGTTAAGCGGGAAGGTGAATGGTGGTACTATGAAGCTGACATGAATAAGTTACAGCACAAAGTTTCATTGCCCGTCGGTTCGTGCAAGTTGGCCATGCCTCTCTGGGAACAAG GAAGGAAGGAGTTGTTGAAGAGTGAGAAAAACGGTGAAAGCAGAGGGAAAATGAAGCGCGAAGCCTATGCGACAGTGTTGCATTCCTCAGAAGCATACGTTTGCGGCGCAATAACACTAGCACAAACCCTCCACCAAACAGGGACCAAACGCCACCTAATCCTCCTCGCCGATAAGTCAATCTCCGTTCCCAAACGCAGGTCTCTATCGGAAGCGGGTTGGAAGATCCGAATGATTACCCGGATCCGAAACCCAAGGGCAGAGAAGGGAAGCTACAATGAATACAACTACAGCAAGCTCCGACTGTGGCAGCTCACCGACTACgacaaaataatattcatcgATTCCGACATCATCGTTCTCCGGAACCTGGACATCCTCTTCCGCTTCCCGCAGATATCCGCCACGGGGAACGACCAATCGATATTCAACTCCGGGATAATGGTGATCGAACCTTCGAACTGCACGTTCGGCGAGCTGATGGGGCTTCGCGATGTCATCGTTTCGTACAACGGAGGGGACCAGGGGTTTCTGAACGAGGTGTTGGTGTGGTGGCACAGGCTGCCGCGGAGGGTGAACCTTCTAAAGAATTTCTGGGCGAACACGAGTGCAGAGGCAAGGGAGAAGAATGCGCTGTTCGGGGCGGAGCCGGCAGAGGTGTATGCGATTCACTACCTGGGGTGGAAGCCCTGGCACTGCTTCAGGGACTACGACTGCAATTGGGACACCCTGGAGCAGAGGGTGTACGCCAGCGACGTGGCGCACCGGAGATGGTGGAAGGTTCACGACGCCATGGAGGACGGTTTGCAAAGATTATGTGGGTTGACGAAACGGCGTCGCACTGAGCTGAAGTGGGAGAGGAGGAAGGCTCGGAGCATGGGCTTTTCTGATGGACATTGGAAAATCAATATCACTGATCCCAGACGATTTACCCCTCTTCTCATCCATTAG